Proteins from a single region of Streptomyces spinoverrucosus:
- a CDS encoding IS3 family transposase (programmed frameshift), producing MAAPRKYPDELRERAIREVRTTGRPIAHVAKDLGIHKEALRGWVRQAEADRGERDDRLTTAELDELKQLRKEVAELRRANEILKAASVFFCPGDRPSPDEAEQVIDHLRERGLGVDPVCRVLELSPSTYFARKKRPKSARRLRDEQLMPLIEEVHAESGGTYGARRITRALRRKGHGVARCTVERLMAELGLEGVIRGRRRRTTIPEPSAPRPPDLVDRDFTASRPDQLWVADMTYVRTWSGWAYVAFVLDVYSRMIVGWQVANHMRTELPLDALEMALWRRRIKKDSGLIHHSDRGSQYVSIRYTDRLADIGASASVGSVADSYDNAMAEALNGTFKAELIEMQGPWKDVDQVERAIFQWITWYNEERLHSALDYVPPAEYEEAFWRSQEQTPQSA from the exons ATGGCAGCACCCCGTAAATATCCGGACGAACTGCGCGAGCGCGCGATTCGCGAGGTCCGCACCACCGGCCGCCCGATCGCGCACGTCGCGAAGGACCTCGGCATCCACAAGGAAGCCCTGCGAGGCTGGGTCCGCCAGGCCGAGGCCGACCGCGGCGAGCGGGACGACCGGCTCACCACCGCCGAGCTGGACGAGTTGAAGCAACTCCGGAAAGAGGTAGCGGAGTTGCGGCGGGCGAACGAGATCTTGAAAGCCGCCTCGGTGT TTTTTTGCCCAGGAGATCGACCGTCCCCGGACGAGGCCGAGCAGGTGATCGACCACCTGCGCGAGAGGGGCCTTGGGGTCGATCCCGTCTGCCGGGTGCTGGAGCTGTCGCCGTCGACGTACTTCGCCCGCAAGAAGCGGCCGAAGTCGGCCCGCCGGCTCCGGGACGAGCAGCTCATGCCGCTGATCGAGGAGGTCCACGCGGAGTCGGGCGGCACCTATGGCGCCCGCCGGATCACCCGCGCGCTTCGGCGCAAGGGCCACGGGGTGGCCCGCTGCACCGTCGAGAGGCTGATGGCCGAGCTGGGCCTGGAGGGCGTCATCCGTGGCCGGCGGCGTCGGACCACGATTCCGGAACCGTCGGCGCCGCGTCCGCCGGACCTGGTCGACCGCGACTTCACCGCCTCCCGGCCCGATCAGCTGTGGGTCGCGGACATGACGTATGTCCGCACCTGGTCGGGATGGGCGTATGTGGCGTTCGTCCTGGATGTGTACTCGCGGATGATCGTCGGCTGGCAGGTCGCGAACCACATGCGGACCGAACTCCCTCTGGACGCCCTGGAGATGGCGCTCTGGCGGCGTCGGATCAAGAAGGACTCCGGACTGATACACCACAGCGATCGCGGGTCGCAATACGTATCAATTCGGTATACCGACCGGCTCGCCGACATCGGCGCCTCAGCCTCCGTCGGCTCCGTCGCGGACTCGTATGACAACGCGATGGCCGAGGCGCTGAACGGCACCTTCAAGGCCGAGCTGATCGAGATGCAGGGACCCTGGAAGGACGTCGACCAGGTCGAGCGGGCGATCTTCCAGTGGATCACCTGGTACAACGAAGAGCGTCTTCACTCCGCGCTCGACTACGTGCCGCCGGCCGAGTACGAGGAAGCCTTCTGGCGCAGCCAGGAGCAAACCCCGCAGTCCGCCTGA
- a CDS encoding WXG100 family type VII secretion target, whose amino-acid sequence MSGAHYDELAVTYGTMDALATELGNQAKKLEEDLEALKQAVLNVSSGWGGEAYSEFQKKSAQWDKHARGIHAALVQISQRVQTAGGDYRGGDLKGASYFM is encoded by the coding sequence ATGTCCGGAGCGCACTACGACGAACTTGCCGTCACGTACGGCACCATGGACGCGCTCGCCACCGAGCTCGGCAACCAGGCCAAGAAGCTCGAGGAGGACCTCGAGGCCCTGAAGCAGGCCGTGCTCAACGTCTCGTCGGGCTGGGGCGGCGAAGCGTACAGCGAGTTCCAGAAGAAGTCCGCACAGTGGGACAAGCACGCCCGGGGCATCCACGCGGCGCTGGTCCAGATCTCGCAGCGCGTCCAGACCGCCGGCGGCGACTACAGGGGCGGCGACCTGAAGGGCGCAAGCTACTTCATGTAA
- a CDS encoding WXG100 family type VII secretion target — MVDRKLNEGDVQRLQTEVIDRYDNIRQSLAKLQGTIDMIEKAWRGQGANAFNTKQTEINGHMVAIGKMLDDFLEGIQMNKTDKRNLEGQIEADMTKISVEDLGGKTSALNSY, encoded by the coding sequence ATGGTCGACCGCAAGCTCAATGAAGGCGACGTACAGCGGCTTCAAACGGAAGTCATCGATCGCTACGACAACATCCGCCAGTCGCTCGCGAAGCTGCAGGGCACGATCGACATGATCGAGAAGGCCTGGAGGGGCCAGGGCGCCAACGCGTTCAACACGAAGCAGACCGAGATCAACGGCCACATGGTCGCGATCGGCAAGATGCTCGACGACTTCCTCGAGGGCATCCAGATGAACAAGACCGACAAGCGCAATCTCGAAGGCCAGATCGAGGCCGACATGACCAAGATCTCGGTCGAGGACCTCGGCGGCAAGACGTCGGCGCTCAACAGCTACTGA
- a CDS encoding S8 family serine peptidase, producing MAAADVQSQQWYLSAMKADEMWKVSTGKGVKVAVVDTGVNPDTPSLKGQVLVDETPKAFAYKATDDFDGHGTSMAELIAGTGAGDGLKGLAPGAKIVPYRIALKGLNKSELVKAPNEAAVIRAIADSDVKIINMSYGGNIDEPDVRAAVKYAQSKGKLMIAGTGNDAQEKNFIGYPAAYPYVVGVAASDESGTVGKFSEHGNYVDLASPGLNVPTWCDNTFRSYCPSQGTSQATAIASASAALIWSAHPDWTANQVLASLIDTAGRDWAKDDPSTYLGYGLIRPRKVLENADYNPVPANTDPLAKENATGVTDDKGASPSASTSSQAVPKDTAGGQTSAAASSPEPSDNTTTWVALGAAAAVLVIGGGAFAVIRSRRGA from the coding sequence GTGGCAGCCGCAGACGTCCAGTCCCAGCAGTGGTACCTGTCGGCGATGAAGGCCGACGAGATGTGGAAGGTGAGTACTGGCAAGGGCGTCAAAGTGGCCGTTGTCGATACGGGAGTCAACCCTGACACTCCGTCACTCAAGGGGCAGGTGCTCGTCGACGAAACTCCGAAGGCGTTTGCATACAAGGCGACCGACGACTTCGACGGCCATGGGACAAGCATGGCGGAACTCATCGCCGGTACTGGGGCCGGAGATGGTCTGAAAGGGCTTGCCCCGGGTGCAAAAATAGTCCCTTATCGAATCGCCCTTAAAGGGCTGAACAAGTCAGAACTGGTGAAGGCTCCTAATGAGGCGGCAGTGATCAGGGCCATTGCTGACAGCGACGTCAAAATTATTAACATGTCCTATGGTGGCAACATCGACGAGCCCGATGTAAGGGCGGCCGTCAAGTATGCCCAGTCGAAGGGCAAGTTGATGATCGCGGGCACTGGCAACGACGCCCAAGAGAAAAACTTCATCGGATACCCAGCCGCCTACCCCTACGTAGTCGGCGTCGCCGCCTCGGACGAATCCGGAACAGTCGGAAAGTTCTCCGAGCACGGCAACTACGTCGACCTGGCCTCCCCTGGCCTGAATGTCCCCACCTGGTGCGACAACACCTTCCGTTCGTACTGCCCCAGCCAGGGCACCAGCCAAGCCACCGCCATCGCCTCCGCCTCCGCCGCCCTCATCTGGTCCGCCCACCCCGACTGGACGGCCAACCAGGTCCTCGCCAGCCTGATCGACACGGCCGGACGTGACTGGGCGAAGGACGACCCGAGCACGTACCTCGGATACGGCCTGATCCGCCCCCGCAAGGTGCTGGAGAACGCCGACTACAACCCCGTCCCGGCCAACACCGACCCGCTCGCCAAGGAAAACGCGACGGGCGTCACGGACGACAAGGGAGCCTCCCCCTCCGCCTCAACCTCGTCGCAAGCCGTCCCCAAGGACACCGCAGGCGGCCAGACTTCGGCGGCAGCATCGAGCCCGGAACCGTCCGACAACACCACGACGTGGGTGGCCCTCGGGGCCGCAGCGGCCGTCCTGGTGATCGGGGGCGGCGCCTTCGCGGTGATCCGCTCCCGGCGAGGAGCATGA
- the mycP gene encoding type VII secretion-associated serine protease mycosin, with amino-acid sequence MFRTTLVAAATLLTATTLLAPPAAAADKLPYSDQCTFPNGQYPGRPWSLQRVMLDELWSQSTGKGVRVAVIDTGVDVKNPQLTDAVDVKAGRNLLPRNLKDDNGDPIERGNENGTTDTVGHGTKVAGIIAARPASGTGFVGLAPEATIIPIQQNDAEGHGDTKGLTAAIRHAIASKAGVINISQDTSNAAKPHPELEQAIAEALAQEIVVVASAGNDGVGGNVKETYPASYDGVLAVAASDRNNERASFSQSGDFVDVAAPGVDMISTVPQGGHCSDNGTSFSAPYVAGVAALIKAEHPDWTARQIVAQIEQTAERTIAGHDRLVGWGVVDPVRALTEDDHPIESPSPREGLTRAEAPTPAKFQLGETPDERNARLATYVAVAAAVLAAGLTGTAVAIRDARRRARRVAGAE; translated from the coding sequence GACGCTGGTGGCGGCCGCGACCCTGCTGACGGCGACCACGCTGCTCGCACCTCCCGCGGCGGCCGCGGACAAGCTGCCGTACTCGGACCAGTGCACGTTCCCCAACGGCCAGTACCCGGGCCGCCCTTGGTCTTTGCAACGCGTCATGCTGGACGAACTGTGGAGCCAGTCCACCGGCAAGGGCGTGCGGGTGGCGGTCATCGACACGGGCGTCGACGTGAAGAACCCACAGCTCACGGACGCGGTCGACGTGAAGGCCGGCCGCAACCTCCTGCCCAGGAACCTCAAGGACGACAACGGCGACCCGATCGAGCGGGGCAACGAGAACGGCACGACGGACACCGTCGGCCACGGCACCAAGGTCGCCGGCATCATCGCGGCCCGCCCCGCGAGCGGCACCGGCTTCGTGGGCCTGGCGCCCGAGGCGACGATCATCCCGATCCAGCAGAACGACGCGGAGGGCCACGGCGACACGAAAGGTCTGACCGCCGCGATCCGCCACGCCATCGCGTCCAAGGCCGGGGTCATCAACATCTCCCAGGACACCTCGAACGCGGCGAAGCCCCACCCGGAACTGGAACAGGCGATCGCCGAAGCCCTCGCCCAGGAAATCGTCGTCGTGGCGTCGGCCGGCAACGACGGCGTCGGCGGGAACGTCAAGGAGACGTACCCGGCGTCCTACGACGGCGTCCTCGCGGTCGCCGCCTCCGACCGCAACAACGAACGCGCCTCCTTCTCCCAGTCCGGCGACTTCGTCGACGTGGCGGCCCCCGGCGTCGACATGATCTCCACGGTCCCGCAGGGCGGCCACTGCTCCGACAACGGTACGAGCTTCTCGGCGCCGTACGTGGCGGGCGTAGCGGCGCTGATCAAGGCCGAGCACCCCGACTGGACGGCCCGCCAGATCGTCGCCCAGATCGAACAGACGGCGGAGCGCACCATCGCCGGCCACGACCGCCTGGTCGGCTGGGGCGTGGTGGACCCCGTCCGCGCGCTGACGGAGGACGATCACCCGATCGAGTCCCCAAGCCCCCGGGAGGGCCTGACCCGGGCCGAGGCCCCCACGCCCGCGAAGTTCCAACTCGGCGAGACCCCCGACGAACGCAACGCCCGCCTGGCCACCTACGTGGCCGTGGCCGCGGCGGTCCTGGCCGCGGGCCTCACCGGCACAGCGGTGGCGATCCGCGACGCGCGGCGGCGGGCGCGGAGGGTCGCCGGGGCGGAGTAG